Proteins encoded by one window of Anopheles maculipalpis chromosome 2RL, idAnoMacuDA_375_x, whole genome shotgun sequence:
- the LOC126557677 gene encoding atlastin encodes MEARPVQVVETSEDHSFVLNEEALSEILLQDSIKDRAIVVVSVAGAFRKGKSFLLDFFLRYMYAKYVHHQSVLEWLGDESEPLSGFSWRGGSERDTTGILMWSDIFLHNRANGEKLAIILMDTQGAFDSQSTVRDCATVFALSTMLSSVQIYNLSQNIQEDDLQHLQLFTEYGRLALADSGKKPFQRLQFLVRDWSFPYEAEYGALGGQLILQRRLEVSDKQHPELQSLRRHITSCFTEIACFLMPHPGLTVATNPSFDGRLSDITPEFKQSLRELVPMLLAPENLIVKEINGQRVKARDLVQYFKSYMAIYKGNELPEPKSMLVATAEANNLTAVAAAKEIYTQLMEDVCGGTKPYLSTAHLDSEHSRIKEKALHQFSSKRKMGGEEFSEKYREKLEQDLDESFVTFRAHNESKNIFKAARTPAVYFVIAMVMYIMSGIFGLVGLYTFANFANLIMGIALITLGTWAYIRYSGELSDFGVRLDEIANLLWENAMKPIYQSCMEKGIQHVATHATEYAISGNVGGGGGRQLNGKVKHS; translated from the exons ATGGAAGCAAGGCCGGTACAGGTGGTGGAGACAAGCGAGGATCACAGCTTCGTCCTGAACGAGGAAGCGCTGTCGGAGATTCTACTGCAGGATAGCATTAAAGATCGCGCTATTGTGGTGGTATCGGTGGCTGGAGCCTTCCGAAAGGGCAAAAGTTTCCTGCTAGACTTTTTCCTTCGCTACATGTACGCTAAG TATGTACATCATCAGAGCGTCCTCGAGTGGTTGGGCGATGAAAGTGAACCACTGTCCGGATTTTCGTGGCGTGGCGGTAGCGAGCGTGACACAACGGGCATCCTAATGTGGTCCGATATATTTCTGCACAATAGAGCCAATGGCGAGAAG CTGGCAATTATACTGATGGACACACAAGGCGCCTTCGACAGCCAGAGTACCGTGCGGGACTGTGCAACGGTTTTCGCTCTCAGCACCATGCTGTCCTCCGTGCAGATTTACAACCTGTCACAGAATATTCAAGAGGATGATCTGCAACACCTACAG CTCTTCACAGAATACGGACGCCTAGCGTTGGCTGACTCGGGCAAGAAGCCGTTCCAGCGGCTCCAGTTTCTCGTGCGCGACTGGAGCTTCCCGTACGAGGCCGAGTACGGTGCGTTGGGTGGTCAGCTGATCCTTCAGCGACGGCTAGAAGTGTCGGACAAGCAGCATCCGGAGCTGCAATCGCTAAGACGACACATCACATCATGCTTTACGGAAATTGCCTGCTTTCTAATGCCCCACCCCGGTCTAACCGTGGCCACCAATCCCAGCTTCGACGGGCGCCTGTCCGATATAACGCCCGAGTTCAAACAAAGCCTTCGCGAGCTGGTCCCaatgctgctggcaccagaaaATCTAATCGTTAAAGAGATTAACGGCCAGCGTGTGAAGGCCCGCGATCTGGTGCAGTACTTTAAGTCCTACATGGCAATCTACAAGGGTAATGAGCTGCCCGAACCGAAAAGCATGTTGGTGGCAACGGCAGAAGCGAACAATTTGACGGCGGTGGCCGCCGCGAAGGAAATCTACACACAGCTCATGGAGGATGTTTGCGGTGGTACCAAGCCCTACCTCAGCACGGCACATCTCGATTCGGAACACAGCCGCATCAAGGAGAAGGCACTGCACCAG ttCTCGTCCAAGCGGAAAATGGGCGGCGAAGAGTTTTCGGAAAAGTATCGCGAAAAGCTCGAACAAGATCTGGACGAATCGTTCGTCACGTTCCGGGCGCATAACGAGAGCAAGAATATCTTTAAAGCTGCCCGCACGCCTGCCGTTTACTTCGTTATCGCGATGGTCATGTACATCATGAGCGGCATCTTCGGGCTGGTCGGGCTGTACACGTTTGCCAACTTTGCCAACCTCATCATGGGCATTGCGCTGATCACACTAGGGACCTGGGCCTACATCag GTATAGCGGCGAGCTGAGCGACTTTGGCGTCCGGTTAGACGAGATCGCGAACTTGCTGTGGGAAAAT GCGATGAAACCGATCTACCAGTCGTGCATGGAGAAGGGCATCCAGCACGTGGCGACGCACGCGACCGAGTACGCGATCAGTGGCAATgtcggtggtggcggcggtcgCCAACTGAACGGCAAGGTGAAACACTCTTGA